In Nostoc sp. UHCC 0926, a single genomic region encodes these proteins:
- a CDS encoding ABC transporter permease — MYLPILVLGFYSFNQSPYSATWQGFTLDWYRKLFSDDRILSALQNSMIVAVCAVGISAVLGTLMAVGLARYQFPGKKLYRGIAYLPLIIPDIAIAVATLVCLAAFAIPLSLWTIVAAHVVFCLAYVGLVVASRLTNLDPHLEEAALDLGATPTQAFLKVLLPQLMPGIVAGCLLAFVLSLDDFLIASFTAGSGSNTLPMEIFSRIRTGVKPDINALSVMLISVSAIVALVAELIRASEENKSFK; from the coding sequence ATGTACCTGCCTATACTGGTACTTGGCTTTTATAGCTTCAATCAGTCGCCCTACAGTGCAACTTGGCAAGGATTCACTCTCGATTGGTATCGCAAGTTGTTCAGTGACGATCGCATCTTATCAGCTTTGCAAAACAGTATGATAGTTGCTGTTTGTGCAGTGGGGATTTCAGCAGTGCTGGGAACCTTGATGGCAGTTGGGTTAGCGCGTTACCAATTTCCTGGTAAAAAATTGTATCGTGGTATTGCTTACCTACCATTGATTATTCCTGATATTGCGATCGCAGTAGCTACCTTAGTATGCCTAGCGGCGTTTGCAATACCTTTGAGTTTGTGGACAATAGTTGCAGCCCATGTGGTGTTTTGTCTCGCCTACGTCGGACTTGTAGTTGCTTCACGACTGACTAATTTAGATCCTCACTTAGAAGAAGCAGCACTAGATTTAGGCGCTACACCCACACAAGCTTTCCTGAAAGTATTGTTACCTCAATTGATGCCTGGTATTGTAGCTGGTTGTCTCTTGGCCTTTGTCCTTAGCTTAGATGACTTTCTCATTGCCAGTTTTACTGCTGGTAGCGGTTCTAACACCCTACCAATGGAAATTTTTAGCCGCATTAGAACCGGAGTCAAGCCTGATATTAACGCTTTGAGTGTGATGTTGATTTCAGTATCTGCGATCGTTGCTCTTGTCGCTGAATT
- a CDS encoding glycosyltransferase family 4 protein gives MRIAQVAPLWERVPPPAYGGVELVVGLLTDELVRRGHEVTLFASGDSISLAKLTSVHPRALRLDHTIKDYSVYEMLNLASVYERAEEFDIIHSHVGHGTLAYANLVTTPTVHTLHGIFTPDNEKIFSFGKKQPYVNISDAQREPRLGLNYLATVYNGIDVSSYEFHAQPENPPYLAFLGRMSPEKGAHLAIEIAKETGWRLKMAGKVDVVDVEYFEKEIKPHIDGKQIEYLGEANHAQKNALMGGAVATLFPITWREPFGLVMVESMASGTPVIAIKLGSTEEVISHGKTGFLCNNIQECISAIDQVTELDRYACRQHVENIFSVKHMTDGYEAVYQQVIAERFSQNGHSRSLLSLSSDRI, from the coding sequence ATGCGAATTGCTCAAGTAGCTCCATTATGGGAAAGAGTTCCGCCTCCAGCTTATGGTGGTGTAGAGTTAGTAGTGGGGTTACTGACCGATGAATTAGTTCGACGCGGACACGAAGTAACTTTATTTGCATCGGGAGATTCTATTAGTCTGGCAAAACTAACGTCAGTTCATCCCCGTGCCCTCAGACTCGATCACACTATCAAAGATTACAGCGTTTACGAAATGCTGAATCTAGCTTCGGTGTATGAACGTGCAGAAGAGTTTGATATTATTCACTCTCATGTGGGGCATGGGACACTGGCCTACGCCAATCTCGTCACAACCCCTACAGTTCATACGTTGCACGGTATTTTTACCCCTGACAACGAAAAGATATTTAGTTTTGGTAAAAAACAACCCTACGTCAATATTTCCGATGCACAACGAGAACCAAGGTTAGGGTTAAACTATCTAGCAACGGTCTACAACGGGATTGATGTCAGCAGTTATGAGTTTCACGCCCAACCAGAAAATCCGCCCTACCTAGCGTTTTTGGGTCGGATGTCTCCTGAAAAGGGAGCGCATTTAGCAATAGAAATTGCTAAAGAAACTGGTTGGCGTTTGAAAATGGCAGGCAAGGTGGATGTTGTTGATGTGGAATACTTTGAGAAGGAAATTAAACCGCACATTGACGGGAAGCAAATTGAGTATCTGGGTGAAGCTAACCATGCTCAAAAAAATGCCCTTATGGGAGGTGCAGTCGCAACTCTGTTTCCGATCACTTGGCGGGAACCGTTTGGGTTGGTGATGGTTGAATCAATGGCTTCTGGTACACCAGTGATTGCGATAAAATTGGGGTCTACTGAAGAGGTAATTTCCCACGGCAAGACGGGTTTCCTCTGCAATAATATTCAAGAGTGCATCAGTGCTATTGACCAAGTAACAGAGTTAGACCGCTATGCCTGTCGCCAGCATGTCGAAAATATTTTCAGCGTTAAGCATATGACTGATGGCTATGAGGCGGTTTATCAACAAGTAATAGCAGAACGATTTTCTCAGAATGGGCATTCCCGTAGTTTGCTTAGTTTAAGTAGCGATCGCATTTAA
- a CDS encoding DUF655 domain-containing protein — protein sequence MQLISRQRYFLYIFLLIFPLAGCQRVESYNQRPAPLPQDPLVQVYFNHSESSEYKEAYRQQTRLGDDLEKQIIDAITNAKSTVDVAVQELRLPKVAQALVDRQKAGIKVRIILENTYSRPWSSFTSAEIGKLDKREQERYHEFRQFIDINQDNQLSPTEINQRDALVILQNAKIPWIDDQADGSAGSSLMHHKFVIVDNRLVIITSANFTLSDTSGDFTNSSSLGNANNLLQIDSPELASLFTEEFNVMWGDGPGDKPDSRFGLQKPMRSPKQIRLNKTIITVQFSPTSPTQPWNNSSNGLIGKTLDSATKSVDMALFVLSDQRLANILENRHQQSVQIRALIEPQFAYRPYSEALDMMGVALSNKCKYELDNHPWQNPITTVGVPVLPKGDLLHHKFGVIDSQTVITGSHNWSDAANNGNDETLVMIKNPIVAAHYVREFARLYAKVKPGLPPAIQEKIKLEQTRCPQIKASSSSELQVIKQININTASLEELATLPGVGKKLAQRIILSRQQQKFTSLQDLERVPGVTAKTLEKWRERVTW from the coding sequence GTGCAACTTATCTCTAGACAAAGATATTTTTTATATATCTTTTTACTGATATTTCCCCTCGCTGGTTGTCAACGAGTCGAGTCCTACAATCAGCGTCCAGCACCCTTACCACAAGACCCCTTAGTTCAAGTTTACTTTAACCATTCTGAGTCTTCAGAATACAAGGAAGCTTACCGTCAGCAAACTCGCCTTGGGGATGATTTAGAAAAACAGATTATCGATGCTATTACGAACGCTAAATCTACAGTAGATGTGGCGGTGCAAGAATTACGTTTACCCAAAGTTGCCCAAGCATTGGTTGATAGACAAAAAGCTGGGATAAAAGTCAGGATAATTTTAGAAAATACCTATAGCCGACCTTGGAGTAGCTTTACATCTGCTGAAATAGGTAAGTTAGATAAAAGAGAACAGGAACGCTATCACGAATTTCGCCAATTTATCGATATTAACCAAGATAATCAACTCAGTCCCACAGAAATAAATCAAAGAGATGCTTTGGTGATTTTGCAGAATGCTAAAATTCCCTGGATAGATGATCAAGCTGATGGTTCAGCGGGTAGTAGTTTGATGCATCACAAATTTGTGATTGTGGACAATCGTCTTGTAATTATCACTTCGGCGAATTTTACTTTAAGTGATACTTCTGGTGATTTTACAAATTCCAGCAGTTTAGGAAATGCCAATAATTTATTGCAGATTGATAGCCCAGAATTAGCATCTTTATTTACAGAAGAGTTTAATGTTATGTGGGGAGATGGGCCAGGAGATAAGCCAGATAGTCGATTTGGTTTGCAAAAACCGATGCGATCGCCTAAACAAATTAGATTAAATAAAACCATAATTACTGTGCAATTTTCGCCTACTTCTCCAACTCAACCCTGGAATAACAGTAGTAATGGTTTAATTGGTAAAACTTTAGATTCAGCAACTAAATCTGTTGATATGGCGTTATTTGTCCTTTCCGATCAACGTCTTGCCAATATCTTAGAAAATCGCCATCAACAAAGTGTCCAAATTCGTGCTTTAATTGAACCACAATTTGCCTATCGTCCCTACAGCGAAGCATTGGATATGATGGGTGTCGCTCTCAGTAACAAATGTAAATATGAACTTGATAACCATCCTTGGCAAAATCCAATTACCACTGTAGGCGTACCTGTGTTACCCAAAGGCGATTTATTGCATCACAAATTTGGTGTGATTGATAGCCAAACAGTAATTACAGGTTCTCATAATTGGTCAGACGCTGCCAATAATGGTAACGATGAGACGCTTGTAATGATTAAAAATCCCATAGTTGCTGCTCATTATGTGCGAGAATTTGCTCGTCTTTATGCCAAAGTTAAACCCGGCTTACCACCAGCAATTCAAGAAAAAATTAAATTAGAACAAACACGGTGTCCCCAGATAAAAGCTTCTTCATCAAGCGAACTACAAGTAATTAAACAAATAAATATCAACACTGCAAGTCTGGAAGAATTAGCAACTCTCCCTGGCGTGGGTAAGAAGTTAGCACAGCGGATAATTCTTAGCCGTCAACAGCAAAAATTTACATCTTTACAAGACTTAGAAAGAGTTCCAGGAGTTACTGCTAAGACATTGGAAAAATGGCGCGAACGAGTTACTTGGTAG
- a CDS encoding cysteine desulfurase family protein: protein MQIYLDYSATTPTRKEAIAVMQTVLTEQWGNPSSLHEWGQRAATVVEQARVQVAGLINAVDPASIIFTSGGTEANNLAIMGVARLYGVPQHLIISSVEHSAISETVRFLEMWGWEVTRLSVDIKGRVNPLDLKAALRHNTVLVSVIYGQSEVGTVQPIEELGKIVRSHGALFHTDAVQAAGRLPIDVQQLPVDLLSLSSHKIYGPQGAGALYVRSGVELMPLLGGGGQEMGLRSGTQAVPIIAGFGVAAELAAQELPTETPRLIELRDRAFAQLAEIPGLIATGDGCDRLPHHVSMCLEHADGEKLSGKTLVRQLNLAGIGISAGAACHSGKLTPSPILLAMGYSEKAALGGIRITLGRDTTEADIDWTAMVLKQVLQRVTPDLSLVKR from the coding sequence ATGCAAATTTATCTAGATTACAGCGCCACCACTCCCACTCGAAAAGAAGCGATCGCAGTTATGCAAACAGTCCTCACCGAACAGTGGGGCAATCCTTCCAGCTTACACGAATGGGGACAACGGGCTGCAACGGTTGTGGAACAAGCCAGAGTCCAAGTTGCTGGTTTAATTAACGCTGTCGATCCGGCATCCATAATCTTTACCTCTGGCGGCACTGAGGCAAATAATCTAGCAATTATGGGCGTGGCTCGGTTGTATGGTGTTCCTCAACATCTAATTATCTCTAGCGTCGAGCATTCAGCAATTTCTGAGACAGTGCGGTTCTTAGAGATGTGGGGTTGGGAAGTTACGCGCTTGTCTGTAGATATTAAAGGCAGAGTCAATCCCCTAGATTTAAAGGCGGCGTTGCGACATAACACAGTTTTGGTTTCCGTGATTTATGGTCAAAGTGAAGTAGGGACTGTGCAACCAATTGAGGAACTGGGTAAGATTGTGCGATCGCATGGTGCTTTGTTCCACACAGATGCGGTGCAAGCTGCGGGACGCTTACCTATAGATGTGCAACAACTCCCAGTAGACTTACTTAGTCTTTCCAGTCATAAAATATATGGTCCCCAAGGTGCAGGGGCGCTATATGTGCGTTCTGGTGTGGAATTGATGCCTCTACTGGGTGGTGGTGGACAAGAAATGGGATTGCGTTCTGGTACGCAAGCAGTACCGATAATTGCGGGATTTGGTGTAGCAGCAGAATTAGCAGCACAAGAATTGCCTACAGAAACACCACGGTTGATTGAGTTACGCGATCGCGCCTTTGCCCAATTAGCTGAAATTCCTGGTTTAATTGCTACAGGGGATGGCTGCGATCGTTTACCTCACCATGTCAGTATGTGCCTAGAACACGCTGATGGTGAAAAACTCAGCGGTAAAACCTTGGTACGGCAGCTAAACCTTGCTGGCATCGGCATCAGTGCTGGTGCTGCCTGTCACAGTGGTAAACTTACCCCTAGCCCGATACTTTTAGCGATGGGTTATTCTGAAAAAGCTGCTTTGGGTGGAATTCGCATCACATTGGGGCGTGATACCACTGAAGCCGATATAGATTGGACAGCGATGGTATTGAAGCAAGTTTTGCAGAGGGTAACACCGGATTTATCTTTAGTTAAGCGTTAA
- a CDS encoding DUF1995 family protein, translated as MSELPNTLEDAIAQSQTAVQAALADGCTRIQVEFLFPELKFMPVAEQFLPVFTEYDSRLKIFFADAGAAALARRNWADAPFQILDIGTGRAASLQTKIQPEDEIFLFIAPTSVEVPQLEKLSEVIGDRPLVLLNPRLEDSGTVGIGYTARKIRDRFISTIESAYYLRPVDDESALCRCYPGQWEVWLETNGEYQRIAELPTKPSGDELDLILMKGQPQTTTDAAPARKPSVFKSLQRFLKALSS; from the coding sequence ATGAGTGAACTTCCAAATACTCTTGAAGATGCGATCGCCCAATCTCAGACAGCCGTCCAAGCTGCCCTTGCAGATGGTTGTACTCGCATACAAGTTGAGTTCCTGTTCCCAGAACTCAAGTTTATGCCCGTGGCGGAACAATTTCTGCCCGTGTTTACAGAATATGATTCCCGTTTGAAGATTTTCTTTGCTGACGCTGGTGCTGCGGCCCTAGCCCGCCGCAATTGGGCTGATGCACCATTTCAAATTTTGGATATTGGTACAGGTAGGGCTGCTTCTTTGCAGACAAAAATTCAACCAGAGGATGAAATTTTCTTATTCATTGCCCCCACTTCCGTAGAAGTGCCGCAGTTGGAAAAGTTATCTGAAGTAATAGGCGATCGCCCTTTAGTCTTGTTGAATCCCCGCCTAGAAGATTCTGGAACTGTGGGCATTGGTTATACAGCTAGAAAAATCCGCGATCGTTTTATCAGTACCATTGAATCCGCCTATTACCTGCGCCCTGTAGACGATGAAAGCGCCCTATGTCGCTGCTACCCAGGACAGTGGGAAGTTTGGCTCGAAACCAACGGCGAATATCAAAGAATTGCCGAATTACCTACCAAACCATCGGGTGATGAGTTGGATCTCATCCTCATGAAGGGACAACCGCAAACAACAACAGATGCGGCACCTGCGAGAAAGCCCAGTGTGTTTAAGAGTTTGCAACGGTTTTTAAAGGCGTTGAGTAGTTAG
- a CDS encoding zinc-dependent metalloprotease, whose protein sequence is MNRLTFYMILLHGLFFGIVTASAKSPSVNVDTELSATHKTVRVLEAVVTGRSGEKYNSQLTTETSSTKISALSPNNINISQKQRLPSGQVWVVNQNKHVQPQPFIWVVKDLKKAAQQPFLQVAKPPDKPNSKPNPSAKPPAKDDLEAFAQVIKGTQKSGGLFTLYRNKEKNKIYLEIKPEQLNKNYLATATLESGIGERGIYSGMPLQDFLFYFQRVDDKLNFVIRNVNFRTREGDPQVRSLVRSFSDSVLYTVSIKSIHPQRKTLLIDLGDLLLTDLGGLSASLGVPATTDQSYFGTAKAFPQNLEIESVLNFSGGAGHQSEVPSFASLPDNRGFTLRVHYSLSLLPDKDYRPRLADDRIGYFITAYQDLSKDDRGDSFVRYINRWDLEKQDPKAVISRPKKPIVFWIDNAVPLEYRDAMKEGVLMWNKAFLKAGFKDAIEVRQMPDDATWDPADIRYNTIRWINTVDGYFAMGPSRVNPLTGEILDADILVDASFVRVLKNEYRKIVQPSQTQNQTTLSALMQNRLLCANGLDAKNNGVPQQMQGQQGLLSSLSKMAGEYDLCYGMEAANQFAFGSLAMSLLPDTMATPDQVKEYINQYLRLIIAHEVGHTLGLRHNFRGSTLLAPQEMNNTEITKTKGLTSSVMDYIPPNIAPQGTKQGDYFPSMVGPYDEWAIKYGYIPIQTSTPIAQKSILEQIAAQSYKPELSYSTDEDVYDLDPTADAWDNSSNVLLYSQWQLNNSRVMWERLDQRYPMAGDSYSDVSERFSTVLGNYFQQIFYTTKYIGGQSFYRIHPSEIPSGVSQHRLPFEPIPVEEQRQALETLQKYVFAEDALSFSPELLNKLAPSRWRHWGASPQVGRLDFPIHDLVQLIQGSVLRDLLSGDRLSRLKDIELKTKPENALTLPELFDTLQSGIWTEVIKPKDKPMKISSLRRGLQRQYLDILTGMVLRKQSVPEDARTLAWYKLKQLDEKLKGVNSEDEYTKAHLLETRDRIEKVLNAPLQGN, encoded by the coding sequence ATGAACAGATTAACCTTTTATATGATTTTGTTACATGGTTTGTTTTTTGGAATAGTAACGGCTAGCGCCAAGTCACCATCTGTAAATGTTGATACAGAATTGTCAGCCACCCATAAGACTGTGCGGGTTTTGGAAGCCGTCGTTACAGGCAGAAGTGGAGAGAAATATAATAGTCAGTTAACCACAGAAACTTCTTCAACTAAAATCTCAGCTTTATCGCCAAATAATATCAATATTTCCCAGAAACAGAGGCTACCGTCAGGGCAAGTTTGGGTAGTTAATCAAAATAAACACGTACAGCCTCAACCGTTTATTTGGGTAGTAAAAGACCTTAAAAAAGCAGCACAGCAACCATTTTTGCAAGTTGCAAAACCCCCAGACAAACCGAATTCAAAGCCTAATCCTAGTGCCAAACCACCAGCAAAGGATGATTTAGAGGCGTTTGCTCAAGTAATCAAAGGCACCCAAAAGTCAGGGGGACTGTTTACCCTTTATCGCAATAAAGAAAAGAATAAAATTTATCTAGAAATTAAGCCAGAGCAACTAAATAAAAATTACCTAGCTACAGCAACCCTGGAATCAGGGATTGGCGAACGGGGTATTTACAGCGGTATGCCTTTGCAAGATTTTTTGTTTTATTTCCAACGGGTGGATGATAAATTAAACTTTGTCATCCGCAATGTCAATTTTCGCACTCGTGAAGGAGATCCTCAAGTGCGATCGCTGGTGCGATCGTTTAGTGACTCTGTTCTTTACACCGTTTCCATAAAAAGCATTCATCCACAACGCAAAACTCTTCTCATCGACTTGGGCGATTTGTTACTCACAGACTTAGGTGGATTATCTGCAAGTTTAGGAGTCCCAGCTACCACAGACCAGTCCTATTTTGGTACTGCTAAAGCTTTTCCCCAAAACTTAGAAATTGAGTCAGTTTTGAATTTCTCTGGTGGCGCTGGCCACCAGAGTGAAGTACCAAGCTTTGCCTCGCTACCTGACAACCGTGGCTTTACCCTGCGCGTTCACTATAGTCTTTCCCTACTACCTGATAAAGATTATCGACCGCGCCTTGCTGACGATCGCATCGGCTATTTCATCACCGCCTATCAAGATTTATCCAAAGACGATCGCGGCGATTCTTTTGTCCGCTACATCAATCGCTGGGACTTAGAAAAACAAGACCCAAAAGCAGTAATTTCTCGCCCCAAAAAACCGATTGTCTTCTGGATTGATAACGCTGTGCCTTTAGAGTACCGCGATGCGATGAAAGAAGGCGTCCTGATGTGGAACAAAGCCTTTCTCAAAGCGGGATTCAAAGATGCAATTGAAGTCCGCCAAATGCCCGATGACGCCACATGGGACCCAGCAGATATTCGTTACAACACGATTCGTTGGATTAACACAGTCGATGGTTATTTTGCAATGGGGCCATCCCGCGTTAACCCATTGACTGGGGAAATTTTGGATGCAGACATTCTCGTAGATGCCAGCTTTGTGCGGGTACTCAAGAATGAGTATCGCAAAATCGTCCAACCTAGCCAAACACAAAACCAGACTACTCTATCAGCTTTGATGCAAAATCGTCTACTTTGCGCCAATGGTTTAGATGCCAAAAACAATGGTGTCCCTCAGCAGATGCAAGGACAACAGGGGTTGTTGAGTAGTTTATCGAAAATGGCAGGCGAATACGATTTATGCTACGGGATGGAAGCTGCTAACCAGTTTGCCTTTGGTTCACTGGCCATGTCACTACTACCAGATACCATGGCCACTCCAGACCAGGTGAAAGAATATATCAATCAATATTTACGTTTAATCATCGCTCACGAAGTTGGACATACTCTTGGTTTACGCCATAACTTCCGTGGTAGTACCCTGCTAGCACCACAGGAGATGAATAATACGGAAATTACCAAAACTAAAGGTCTGACAAGTTCCGTAATGGACTACATTCCCCCAAATATTGCTCCTCAAGGTACAAAACAGGGAGATTATTTTCCCAGTATGGTAGGGCCTTATGATGAATGGGCGATTAAGTACGGCTACATACCAATTCAAACATCAACTCCCATAGCCCAAAAGTCAATTTTGGAGCAAATTGCTGCACAATCCTACAAGCCAGAGTTGAGTTATTCCACAGATGAAGATGTGTATGACCTTGACCCAACTGCCGATGCTTGGGATAACAGCAGTAATGTACTGCTTTATTCTCAGTGGCAGTTGAATAATTCGCGGGTGATGTGGGAACGTCTCGATCAGCGTTACCCAATGGCTGGTGATAGTTACAGCGATGTGAGCGAACGTTTTAGCACAGTATTGGGTAACTATTTCCAGCAAATATTTTACACGACAAAATATATCGGGGGACAGTCTTTCTATCGCATTCACCCTAGCGAAATCCCCTCTGGAGTTAGCCAACACCGATTACCATTTGAACCAATACCAGTTGAAGAACAACGGCAGGCTTTAGAAACGCTACAAAAGTACGTGTTTGCAGAAGATGCCCTGAGTTTTTCACCAGAACTACTGAATAAATTAGCACCTTCCCGTTGGCGACATTGGGGTGCTTCTCCCCAAGTTGGTCGTTTAGATTTTCCAATTCATGACTTGGTGCAACTCATTCAGGGTTCTGTGTTGCGAGATTTACTCTCAGGCGATCGCCTTTCTCGCCTCAAGGATATTGAACTCAAAACAAAGCCAGAAAATGCACTGACTCTGCCGGAATTATTTGACACTTTGCAGTCAGGTATCTGGACAGAAGTAATCAAACCAAAAGATAAACCAATGAAAATTTCTAGTTTGCGGCGAGGCTTGCAGCGGCAATACCTGGATATTTTAACTGGTATGGTGTTGCGAAAACAATCTGTTCCAGAAGATGCTCGCACACTAGCTTGGTATAAACTCAAACAGCTTGATGAGAAACTCAAGGGGGTTAATTCCGAGGATGAATACACCAAAGCGCATTTATTAGAAACGCGCGATCGCATTGAGAAAGTCTTGAATGCGCCGTTGCAAGGAAATTAA
- a CDS encoding pentapeptide repeat-containing protein, producing the protein MSTYLSQVWQLLRNYVRDISLQEMPKTTSVESEAVLPLGKSIKEPDKSVKFAQDNLQSDLCFQRLQESLKKWTISKSGLTSKIGDQTSGPLPSEFCLRVGDRQMHEEIYDLLGNGALKPEIVNELMELLVTGKKIRLELLFWRLEDFYRRWCQGEFIDGTLDDNLPQKTRLKLAAQNIAIGLRQVDIYTGLNVLILLLELHRYAQERDELKQKITFYPSAQPDTDNFFTSQLLRIINYSDALEIGNFSSIVGQFLKGGNFRSAYLGDANLTGADFRGADLSRAYLGDANLTGVNFSGANLSRANLGDANLSSANLTGANLSGTDLSSTNLSGANLSCANLSRADLNRADLSSTNLSRADLSHADLNRADLNRADLNRADLSNAILFGANLSEANLSSTNLNHADLCRADLSGADLSHAILNGTNLSDTILFSTNLSNAILVAADLSYAKLNGAKLNNARLNGAMFLGADLSGVDLSRVTLNDADLSGVILSDADLSGADLTDAILFGTDFSYAKLNSANLSGSNLSGAILNGADLSHSNLSYAILGGADLRDANMEKMTWGKKQQWEDVRGLETAVNVPEALKEELGLN; encoded by the coding sequence ATGTCAACATATTTATCTCAAGTCTGGCAACTGCTGAGAAATTATGTGAGGGATATAAGTTTACAAGAGATGCCAAAGACCACATCTGTGGAAAGCGAAGCAGTTTTACCTCTAGGAAAAAGCATTAAAGAACCAGACAAAAGCGTTAAATTTGCTCAAGATAATTTGCAGTCAGATTTATGCTTTCAAAGACTGCAAGAAAGCTTAAAAAAATGGACAATATCAAAGAGCGGTTTGACTTCTAAGATAGGTGATCAGACATCGGGCCCGCTACCATCAGAGTTCTGTTTGAGAGTAGGCGATCGCCAGATGCATGAAGAGATTTATGATTTACTGGGCAATGGAGCGCTGAAACCAGAAATAGTCAACGAACTCATGGAATTACTGGTGACAGGTAAAAAAATTCGCCTAGAACTACTTTTCTGGCGGCTAGAAGATTTTTATCGTCGCTGGTGTCAGGGAGAATTTATCGATGGGACACTAGATGATAACCTGCCTCAGAAAACAAGATTAAAGTTGGCGGCACAAAATATTGCGATCGGGCTGAGACAGGTAGATATATATACAGGGCTGAACGTACTGATTTTACTGTTAGAGTTACACCGCTACGCCCAAGAGCGAGATGAACTCAAACAAAAAATCACCTTCTATCCATCTGCTCAACCAGACACAGACAATTTTTTCACATCCCAACTGCTGCGGATCATCAACTATAGCGATGCCCTAGAAATTGGTAATTTTAGCAGTATAGTTGGGCAATTCCTCAAAGGCGGCAACTTTCGCAGTGCTTACCTGGGCGATGCCAACCTGACTGGGGCAGACTTTAGGGGTGCCGACCTCAGCCGTGCTTACCTCGGCGATGCCAACTTAACTGGCGTAAACTTCAGCGGTGCCAACCTTAGCCGTGCTAACCTCGGTGATGCCAATCTCAGCAGTGCCAACCTCACTGGTGCTAACCTCAGTGGTACTGACCTCAGCAGCACCAATCTCAGCGGTGCTAACCTTAGCTGTGCCAACCTTAGCCGCGCCGACCTCAACCGCGCCGACCTTAGCAGCACCAACCTCAGCCGCGCCGACCTCAGCCACGCCGACCTCAACCGCGCCGACCTCAACCGCGCCGACCTCAACCGCGCCGACCTCAGCAACGCCATCCTTTTCGGTGCGAATCTAAGTGAAGCCAACCTTAGCAGCACCAACCTTAACCATGCCGACCTCTGTCGCGCCGACCTCAGTGGTGCTGATTTGAGTCACGCCATCCTCAACGGTACTAACCTCAGTGACACAATTCTTTTCAGTACCAACCTCAGCAACGCCATCCTTGTTGCCGCAGACCTTAGCTACGCTAAACTTAACGGTGCCAAGCTTAACAACGCCAGACTCAACGGTGCAATGTTCTTAGGCGCAGACCTCAGCGGTGTAGACCTGAGTCGGGTAACTCTCAACGACGCCGACCTCAGTGGGGTGATTCTCAGCGACGCCGACCTCAGTGGTGCCGACCTCACCGACGCTATCCTTTTCGGCACAGACTTCAGCTATGCCAAACTTAACAGTGCTAACCTCAGTGGCAGTAACCTCAGTGGTGCTATCCTCAACGGCGCGGATCTCAGCCACAGTAACCTCAGTTATGCCATTCTCGGCGGTGCTGACCTCAGGGACGCCAATATGGAAAAAATGACCTGGGGTAAAAAGCAGCAGTGGGAAGATGTGCGGGGATTAGAGACAGCAGTTAATGTGCCGGAGGCGTTGAAAGAAGAACTGGGATTGAATTGA
- a CDS encoding GNAT family N-acetyltransferase, producing MGSIQNPKSKIQNRMTIIRVAQARDAEALLVLAKTLATSFVVDPKAFRVSFSELLSSPSGHLAVAEVDKDIVGYILGFDHYTFYANGRVAWVEEIMVDADYRKMGIGRSLMQSFEGWATDRDAKLVALATRRAAKFYKALGYEESATYWRKLL from the coding sequence ATGGGGTCAATCCAAAATCCAAAATCCAAAATCCAAAATCGAATGACGATTATCCGTGTGGCACAAGCAAGAGATGCTGAAGCGTTACTGGTTCTAGCCAAAACCTTGGCGACATCGTTCGTGGTTGACCCGAAGGCTTTTCGTGTCTCATTTTCAGAACTCTTGTCTTCGCCGTCAGGCCACCTCGCTGTAGCTGAGGTAGACAAAGATATTGTGGGTTATATTCTTGGCTTTGACCATTACACGTTCTATGCAAACGGGCGGGTGGCTTGGGTAGAGGAGATTATGGTTGACGCGGACTACCGAAAAATGGGGATTGGCAGATCACTCATGCAAAGCTTTGAAGGTTGGGCTACTGATCGAGATGCCAAGCTTGTGGCATTGGCTACACGTCGGGCAGCGAAGTTCTACAAGGCATTGGGCTATGAAGAGTCTGCAACCTACTGGCGAAAGCTACTTTGA